The genome window GCGCCTTGAATATTGACACTGTCATTTATACTTTGAAGTGTCAGCCACCGTCTTTTGCGCCTTAAATATCGGCACTGTCATTTATACTTTAAAGTGTCAGCCACCGTCTTTTGCGCCTTGAATATTGACACTGTCATTTGCACCTTAAATCTTAAATATTGGTACCCTCATTTTGCATGGCTGCAGATTGCATATTCTGATGCTCTTGCATTTTGAGTGCAATTTTATGAATGAGTGATGCCGGTAGGGGCGAATAACGTAAAAAGTCGAGCATAATATCTGGTGTGATCGTACTTTGTAGCATTGGCATCATTTGCATAATCATTGCAAATGTTCGCTCCTTTTCATTAGGGCTTGTTGGAGCATCATCAACAACAATATCATATTCCAAACTCGTAAACATCTCACGCGTTAGCGGAATATACTGAGCCTTATCTTCACCAGCAATTCGCACCAACCTTCCATCAGAAAGATAATTTTGGATCAAATAGAGAATGATCTTTCCCTGTCTTTGTCGATAGCGCCGCAACCCGTCAAAGAAAGATGCTAACAAATTTAATGATGATTGACGTCGTTGTTCCTCTAACACACCGGACTGATTTACAGCACGTGTACCAACAAATTCAGGAGATAACCCCGTAACTTGAGAAATAGCACCTTTTGCCTCATTAAAAAGCTGAAAAAATCCAGCAGGAAACTGTGCAACCGGCTTTGATTGCACACGCCCTGCAGCAAGAGAACCACTTCTCAACCATGTAATACTTTCAGACCTTGCCCAACTTTCCATAGCTTGTCTGTCATCATCAAAAGCATCACGTTCAGCCATAATCCCACCTTTAGATTGGCTATTAAGCAAATGCATCACTTGACTAAAATATTTATTAGCCCAGCGTTGAGGATCTTTTGTGGGACGCACAATACCGTAAAATTGCCGGCTAAGTTTATCAAAATATCCGGTAATGCACTCCCACCCTAATTGATGAGGTGGCACAAGCGGTTTATCAGGGGACTCTAATAATTTTTTCCCTAAAAATGCACGTTTCACGACTTTTTTCATGAAGCGTGTTGCTTGGATATATGGTCTTTCTCGTTTAATATTTTGAAACTCTGCTTCAGAATAATCGAGCAATTTTCCAGTTTGTGGATCAGATATTTTGTAAACAACTTCACGCTCAAACCAACGACATTCAACCAATGTGACCATTTTGCTGTTCTCTTGTGATAAATCATCCCCTTTATCATTCTGATCACTCAACATGGCATCATCACACATATGGCCTAATATGGGGTGTTTTACCCAATCAGCATCCAAATCTCTCCAATCCACCCCAGGAAACATTTCTCGTGCAACAGAGAGAGGTTTTTCATCAATGTACCAAACACGTTGTGCATCAATAAGATTCGGTTTCACAGCACTTGCATCCCAAACCATTTTCATCGGATCCAGTCGAGAAATGACTGGTTTTCCTTTAGGATCATCATCATAATCCAAACGTGTATCTGTCCACCCCATTCCACAAATAATAGCATCTTGAAAAGCGTCAGAATCTTCATATTCACCATCAGCTTCATCACGGAACCATTCTGCAGCTCCGGTTAAAATTTGATTGGTAAGAGCTGCACCTTCTTGGCGTGGAATGAATTGAACATGGCGTTTATTATTGCGCTCAGCTCCAATAACAGCATTCACTAAAGGAGCAATGCGATTAAACGTCATAACAGGTCTGTTTTGTTCTTGTAATACAGCAAGATCCTGCTCATTCCATTGCCGTCCATTATAGAAATTGTAATCTTCCTGAGCATTTTTACGCCACTGTTCCACATGGGCAATGTCATCGTGATACCAACTGACAAGTTGTTTAAAGAGAGCCTGGTGTTCGATCATTTCGACCGACCCAAGATGAGAGATCTGTTGCTTCATTCAAAAGCCATCCATA of Bartonella ancashensis contains these proteins:
- a CDS encoding portal protein → MKQQISHLGSVEMIEHQALFKQLVSWYHDDIAHVEQWRKNAQEDYNFYNGRQWNEQDLAVLQEQNRPVMTFNRIAPLVNAVIGAERNNKRHVQFIPRQEGAALTNQILTGAAEWFRDEADGEYEDSDAFQDAIICGMGWTDTRLDYDDDPKGKPVISRLDPMKMVWDASAVKPNLIDAQRVWYIDEKPLSVAREMFPGVDWRDLDADWVKHPILGHMCDDAMLSDQNDKGDDLSQENSKMVTLVECRWFEREVVYKISDPQTGKLLDYSEAEFQNIKRERPYIQATRFMKKVVKRAFLGKKLLESPDKPLVPPHQLGWECITGYFDKLSRQFYGIVRPTKDPQRWANKYFSQVMHLLNSQSKGGIMAERDAFDDDRQAMESWARSESITWLRSGSLAAGRVQSKPVAQFPAGFFQLFNEAKGAISQVTGLSPEFVGTRAVNQSGVLEEQRRQSSLNLLASFFDGLRRYRQRQGKIILYLIQNYLSDGRLVRIAGEDKAQYIPLTREMFTSLEYDIVVDDAPTSPNEKERTFAMIMQMMPMLQSTITPDIMLDFLRYSPLPASLIHKIALKMQEHQNMQSAAMQNEGTNI